One region of Jonesiaceae bacterium BS-20 genomic DNA includes:
- the coaA gene encoding type I pantothenate kinase: MPQSLTPPSAYMDLDRAAWQRLSESTPLPLTDQDVERLAGLGDPIDLAEVDAIYRPLSRLLNLYVGATRELNKATSTFLREEAGGTPYVIGVAGSVAVGKSTTSRILREMLARWPDTPRVELLTTDGFLYPNAELERRGLMHRKGFPESYNRRALIRFLTKVKAGRPRVEAPVYDHLTYDILPGAVQTVNHPDVLIVEGLNVLQPARPSISTRSSLAVSDFFDFSIYVDARPQDVRSWYVDRFLSLRDSAFAKPESYFRRYADLSDDDAIATAEQIWDSINEPNLQENILPTRSRASLVMHKGPNHLVERVRLRKL; this comes from the coding sequence ATGCCGCAATCACTTACACCCCCCAGTGCATATATGGACCTCGACCGGGCTGCTTGGCAGCGCCTATCCGAGTCCACTCCCCTGCCGTTAACCGACCAAGACGTCGAACGCTTAGCGGGGCTTGGCGACCCAATTGACCTAGCCGAGGTCGACGCGATCTACCGGCCGCTGTCCCGGTTGCTCAACCTCTACGTGGGAGCAACCCGGGAACTGAACAAGGCCACCTCAACGTTCTTGCGCGAGGAGGCAGGCGGCACCCCATACGTAATTGGGGTAGCGGGCTCCGTTGCCGTGGGAAAGTCAACCACGTCCAGGATCCTGCGTGAGATGCTGGCCCGCTGGCCTGACACTCCGCGGGTCGAGTTGCTCACAACGGACGGCTTCTTGTACCCCAATGCGGAATTGGAACGCCGGGGTCTCATGCACCGCAAGGGTTTTCCTGAGTCCTATAACCGGCGTGCACTGATTCGATTCTTAACCAAGGTCAAAGCCGGCCGGCCGCGCGTTGAGGCACCCGTTTATGATCACCTGACCTACGACATATTGCCCGGGGCAGTACAAACCGTGAATCACCCCGACGTGCTGATTGTTGAGGGGCTTAATGTCCTACAACCCGCACGGCCCAGTATCTCCACCCGGTCCAGCCTCGCGGTCAGCGACTTCTTTGACTTCTCCATCTACGTCGATGCCCGCCCCCAAGACGTTCGCAGCTGGTACGTTGACCGGTTCCTGTCCCTGCGCGACTCCGCGTTTGCAAAGCCTGAGTCATATTTCAGGCGCTATGCCGATCTCTCAGACGACGACGCCATTGCCACGGCAGAACAGATTTGGGATTCAATCAACGAGCCCAATCTCCAGGAGAACATCTTGCCCACCAGGTCCCGGGCATCCTTGGTTATGCACAAGGGCCCTAACCACCTGGTTGAACGCGTGCGGTTGCGCAAGCTGTAG
- the rplQ gene encoding 50S ribosomal protein L17 encodes MPTPTKGTRLGGSPAHERLILANLASNLFEHGRITTTVTKAKRVQPLAERLITKAKRGDLQARREVAKVIRNKTIHIQDAEGDAKTIVHRLFTEIAPAMAERNGGYTRITKVGNRKGDNAPLAVIELILEPVSPKQAVIKEATKAAEKAAKVEAPEVVAEETAADEVGEEAKTTED; translated from the coding sequence ATGCCTACCCCTACTAAGGGCACACGGCTCGGCGGTAGCCCGGCTCACGAGCGTCTTATCCTCGCGAACCTCGCTTCTAACCTGTTTGAGCACGGCCGTATTACGACCACCGTCACCAAGGCGAAGCGCGTTCAGCCACTGGCCGAGCGTCTGATCACCAAGGCAAAGCGTGGGGACCTCCAAGCCCGCCGCGAAGTTGCCAAGGTAATCCGCAACAAGACGATTCACATCCAGGATGCAGAAGGCGACGCCAAGACCATTGTGCACCGCCTGTTCACCGAGATCGCCCCAGCCATGGCTGAGCGCAACGGTGGATACACCCGCATCACCAAAGTTGGTAACCGCAAGGGCGACAACGCCCCGCTGGCTGTAATTGAGCTCATCCTTGAGCCAGTTTCACCAAAGCAGGCTGTTATCAAGGAAGCTACCAAGGCAGCTGAAAAGGCCGCTAAGGTTGAGGCACCAGAAGTAGTTGCAGAAGAAACTGCAGCTGACGAGGTCGGTGAAGAAGCTAAGACCACCGAAGACTAA
- a CDS encoding peptide deformylase produces MNPQDFLSQVQSLLVAHPDGVLPIVQAGQAVLREVTAPYDGQLGELLPQFLQAMYATMMDAPGVGLAATQIGVGLSVAVMWDPGSGDDGDTRERTAVEPRFIFNPAYTPVGDRLVTHFEGCLSVDGYQAAVTRPHSVRLTGTDENGASIDEVLTGWPARIAQHEIDHLNGVLYVDRAQMRSLCTTQNLSDLWSFSSEPAAAARALGFDVAQGLDVEQNIGHSIEADLGEQLDTSLDVSS; encoded by the coding sequence GTGAACCCCCAAGACTTCCTATCTCAAGTCCAATCCCTTCTGGTAGCTCACCCCGATGGTGTGCTGCCAATTGTTCAAGCCGGACAAGCGGTCCTGCGAGAGGTAACCGCACCCTATGACGGACAACTGGGAGAGTTGCTGCCGCAGTTCTTGCAGGCCATGTACGCAACCATGATGGACGCCCCTGGAGTAGGCCTAGCCGCTACCCAGATTGGGGTAGGCCTGTCGGTTGCGGTCATGTGGGACCCGGGGAGCGGCGACGATGGTGACACTCGCGAGCGAACGGCTGTTGAGCCTCGCTTCATCTTCAACCCGGCATACACCCCGGTTGGTGACCGCTTGGTCACCCACTTCGAGGGCTGTCTAAGCGTTGACGGTTATCAGGCGGCGGTGACCCGCCCGCACAGCGTGCGGTTGACTGGAACCGATGAGAACGGCGCGAGCATTGATGAGGTCCTAACCGGTTGGCCGGCACGGATTGCCCAACATGAGATCGACCACCTCAACGGAGTCCTTTATGTTGATCGCGCTCAAATGCGGTCCCTGTGCACAACCCAGAATCTCAGCGATCTGTGGTCATTTAGTTCTGAACCGGCTGCGGCTGCCCGGGCGCTGGGCTTTGACGTCGCGCAAGGTCTGGATGTTGAACAGAACATTGGGCATAGCATCGAGGCTGACCTTGGAGAGCAGTTAGACACATCGCTTGACGTGTCTTCATGA
- a CDS encoding DNA-directed RNA polymerase subunit alpha, with protein MLIAQRPTLSEEIVSPERSRFTIEPLEPGFGYTLGNSMRRTLLSSIPGAAVTSIRIDGVLHEFTTVQGVKEDVTEVILNIKNLVVSSENDEPVVMYLRKQGAGVVTAADIVPPAGVEIHNQDLHIATLNEKGKLEIELTVERGRGYVSAQQNKSFDAEIGRIPVDSIYSPVLKVTYKVEATRVEQRTDFDRLIIDVETKPAIAPRDALASAGKTLVELFGLARELNVEAEGIEIGPSPTDAALAADLALPIEDLQLTIRSYNCLKREGIHQVGELVARSEADLLDIRNFGSKSITEVKDKLAELGLNLKDSPLDYDAASTDFFDGDVAGEQY; from the coding sequence GTGCTAATTGCACAGCGACCAACTCTGTCTGAGGAAATTGTTTCCCCAGAACGTTCCCGGTTCACCATTGAGCCACTCGAGCCAGGCTTCGGCTACACGCTCGGTAACTCAATGCGCCGTACGCTGCTCTCGTCGATCCCAGGCGCGGCAGTAACCTCCATCCGTATCGATGGTGTACTCCACGAGTTCACCACCGTGCAGGGAGTTAAGGAAGACGTCACCGAGGTTATCTTGAATATCAAGAACCTCGTAGTTTCATCTGAAAACGATGAGCCTGTTGTGATGTACCTGCGTAAGCAGGGCGCCGGTGTAGTCACCGCTGCGGACATTGTTCCTCCAGCAGGTGTCGAAATCCACAACCAAGACCTTCACATTGCGACCCTGAATGAAAAGGGCAAGCTGGAGATTGAGCTGACCGTTGAGCGTGGCCGCGGCTACGTTTCAGCACAGCAGAACAAGTCCTTCGATGCAGAGATCGGCCGTATTCCGGTTGACTCCATCTACTCACCGGTCCTCAAAGTAACCTACAAGGTTGAGGCTACCCGTGTTGAGCAGCGCACCGACTTTGACCGCCTCATCATCGATGTTGAAACCAAGCCGGCAATTGCACCACGTGATGCACTTGCTTCAGCGGGTAAGACCCTGGTTGAACTCTTTGGTCTTGCGCGGGAACTCAACGTTGAGGCCGAAGGAATTGAGATTGGCCCATCGCCAACGGACGCAGCTTTGGCCGCGGACCTGGCACTGCCAATCGAGGACCTCCAGCTCACGATTCGTTCGTACAACTGCCTCAAGCGCGAAGGAATTCACCAGGTTGGTGAACTTGTTGCACGCAGCGAGGCAGACCTGCTCGACATCCGTAACTTCGGTTCTAAGTCGATCACTGAGGTCAAGGACAAGCTCGCTGAGCTTGGCCTGAACCTGAAGGACTCACCACTCGATTATGACGCCGCCTCGACTGACTTTTTCGATGGTGACGTAGCGGGCGAGCAGTACTAA
- the rpsI gene encoding 30S ribosomal protein S9, with protein sequence MADTTVDIDTLDEETPSNYTSESAAPTGRGQSITAPAQALGRRKEAVARVRLIPGTGQWTINGRTLDDYFPNKVHQQLAGSPLKLVDVEGRFDVIARIHGGGTSGQAGALRLGIARALNAVDAESNRAALKKAGFLTRDARAVERKKAGLKKARKASQFSKR encoded by the coding sequence GTGGCTGACACCACCGTCGACATCGACACGCTGGATGAAGAAACTCCCAGCAACTACACCTCTGAGTCTGCTGCCCCAACGGGCCGCGGTCAGAGCATCACGGCTCCAGCGCAAGCGCTGGGCCGCCGCAAAGAAGCAGTCGCTCGGGTACGCCTTATCCCAGGCACCGGCCAGTGGACCATCAATGGTCGCACTCTGGATGACTACTTCCCTAACAAGGTTCACCAGCAGCTTGCTGGCTCACCACTGAAGCTGGTTGACGTTGAAGGTCGCTTCGACGTTATCGCTCGCATTCACGGTGGCGGTACCTCCGGTCAGGCTGGTGCACTCCGTCTTGGAATCGCACGCGCCCTGAACGCGGTAGATGCCGAATCAAACCGCGCTGCCCTGAAAAAGGCAGGCTTCTTGACCCGCGATGCACGCGCTGTTGAGCGTAAGAAGGCCGGTCTCAAGAAGGCACGCAAGGCTTCACAGTTCTCCAAGCGCTGA
- the rplM gene encoding 50S ribosomal protein L13 translates to MRTYTPKPGDIQNDWYVIDATDVILGRLATHVATLLRGKHKPTFAPHVDGGDFVIVINAGKVALSGNKLEQKKAYSHSGYPGGLSAIPYSELMEKNPAQAVEKAVRGMLPKTSLGRTQMGKLKVYAGSDHPHAAQQPKPFEITQVAQ, encoded by the coding sequence GTGCGTACGTACACCCCGAAGCCAGGCGACATCCAGAACGACTGGTACGTCATTGACGCTACCGACGTTATTCTTGGTCGTCTCGCAACACACGTGGCAACACTGCTGCGTGGCAAGCACAAGCCCACCTTTGCTCCACACGTAGACGGTGGCGACTTCGTCATCGTTATCAACGCTGGCAAGGTTGCCCTTTCAGGGAACAAGCTTGAGCAAAAGAAGGCATATTCCCACTCCGGTTACCCGGGTGGTCTGAGCGCTATTCCTTACTCCGAACTCATGGAGAAGAACCCAGCGCAGGCTGTGGAGAAGGCCGTACGCGGCATGCTCCCTAAGACCTCCCTTGGCCGCACGCAAATGGGCAAGCTCAAAGTCTACGCAGGCTCTGATCACCCACACGCAGCACAGCAGCCAAAGCCGTTCGAGATCACCCAGGTTGCTCAGTAG
- the glmM gene encoding phosphoglucosamine mutase has protein sequence MARLFGTDGVRGLANRDVTAELALDLAASAAHVLALRQETGQRPKAIVGRDPRASGEFLSAAVSAGLASAGVDVIDVGVVPTPAVAYLTGVLGGDLGVMLSASHNPMQDNGIKFFDKHGYKLEDDVEDEIAAHMESDWLRPIGAGVGRISYDFEAVNKYVDALVKTVTYSLEGLRVVVDCAHGAASVVGPEALRRAGAEVIVIGAEPNGENINNEYGATAPRRMAAATVGHMAHVGVSFDGDADRCIASDEEGEVVDGDQIMGILALALHEAGRLKNDTLVTTVMSNLGLKNAMHAAGIKTVDTAVGDRYVLEEMRRSDLNLGGEQSGHVLLTDLSTTGDGVLTALHLLSRLAETRLKMSELSGVIKQLPQALINVRGVDKGAVNTNQAVQDIVQSVEAELGNTGRVLLRPSGTEPLVRVMVEAATQSLAEQCAQKIADVVKQELSL, from the coding sequence ATGGCCCGGCTATTTGGTACCGATGGAGTACGCGGTCTTGCTAACCGTGACGTAACCGCGGAACTCGCTCTTGACCTTGCGGCATCCGCCGCCCACGTGCTGGCGCTACGCCAAGAAACTGGGCAGCGTCCCAAGGCTATTGTGGGCCGTGACCCACGGGCATCGGGCGAATTCTTGTCCGCTGCGGTATCTGCCGGTTTGGCAAGTGCTGGCGTGGACGTCATCGATGTGGGTGTTGTTCCCACGCCCGCAGTCGCCTACTTGACCGGTGTTCTTGGCGGCGACCTTGGAGTTATGCTCTCTGCGTCCCACAACCCGATGCAGGACAACGGCATCAAGTTCTTTGACAAGCACGGCTATAAGCTGGAAGACGACGTTGAAGACGAAATTGCTGCACACATGGAATCGGACTGGTTGCGTCCAATTGGCGCCGGCGTTGGTCGAATCTCATATGATTTTGAGGCGGTAAATAAGTACGTCGACGCGTTGGTCAAAACCGTGACGTACTCGCTTGAAGGCCTGCGTGTGGTTGTTGACTGTGCGCACGGCGCAGCAAGCGTTGTTGGCCCCGAGGCATTACGTAGGGCTGGTGCTGAGGTAATCGTTATTGGCGCTGAGCCTAACGGTGAGAACATCAACAATGAGTACGGTGCTACCGCCCCGCGCCGTATGGCGGCGGCAACTGTTGGTCACATGGCTCACGTTGGTGTCTCGTTTGACGGCGACGCCGACCGCTGCATTGCCTCCGATGAGGAGGGCGAAGTAGTTGATGGTGACCAGATTATGGGCATCTTGGCGCTCGCGCTGCATGAGGCAGGCAGACTCAAGAACGACACCCTGGTTACTACGGTCATGTCTAACTTGGGGTTGAAGAACGCCATGCATGCTGCGGGCATTAAGACCGTTGATACCGCTGTCGGCGACCGGTACGTTCTTGAAGAGATGCGCCGCAGCGACCTGAACCTGGGTGGAGAACAGTCCGGTCACGTACTGCTGACCGACCTGTCCACAACCGGCGACGGTGTGCTGACCGCACTGCACCTGCTGTCCCGCCTGGCTGAGACTCGTCTGAAGATGAGCGAACTCTCGGGCGTTATCAAGCAACTACCACAGGCGCTGATCAACGTGCGCGGCGTGGACAAGGGCGCGGTCAACACCAACCAGGCCGTTCAAGACATTGTGCAGAGCGTTGAAGCCGAGCTTGGCAATACCGGACGCGTACTGTTGCGTCCATCGGGCACCGAGCCTTTGGTCCGGGTCATGGTTGAGGCGGCCACGCAGAGTTTGGCTGAGCAGTGTGCCCAAAAAATTGCTGACGTTGTCAAACAGGAACTTAGCCTGTAA
- a CDS encoding VTT domain-containing protein — MIEWLSGLNDTLMHFATGYTGTPWLFVLLWLFILLDGIFPIFPSESLVIGLVALSMSTGEPNLWIVAAVAMVGAICGDLTAYHLGRKVSSKHWKALQGPRLGRMLNWASDMIIQRPAPVIISARYIPVGRVAVNFMAGRMAYPRRAFLFYVCIAAITWSIYSTLIGVGAGAWLEGHPILAVPVGVAGGMAIGIVVDQVLRRVLARRAAKGRSMPSLEFAVALAEQQRTVTITEVPMAPEPLPNDEQDPKDPA; from the coding sequence ATGATCGAGTGGTTGAGCGGTCTCAACGACACGCTGATGCACTTTGCAACCGGGTATACGGGCACACCGTGGTTGTTTGTGCTGCTGTGGCTGTTTATCTTGTTGGATGGGATCTTTCCGATCTTCCCAAGTGAGTCCCTGGTTATTGGGCTGGTTGCTCTTTCAATGTCCACAGGGGAGCCAAACCTGTGGATAGTGGCAGCGGTGGCCATGGTTGGGGCCATCTGTGGCGACCTGACCGCCTACCATTTGGGCCGCAAAGTAAGTTCTAAGCATTGGAAAGCACTCCAGGGCCCAAGGTTGGGCCGTATGCTGAACTGGGCTAGTGACATGATTATTCAGCGCCCCGCACCGGTTATTATCTCTGCCCGTTACATTCCGGTGGGCCGGGTAGCGGTGAACTTCATGGCGGGAAGGATGGCTTACCCGCGCCGCGCTTTCTTGTTTTACGTGTGCATAGCCGCAATTACCTGGTCGATCTACTCAACGCTCATTGGCGTGGGAGCGGGCGCTTGGCTTGAGGGACACCCGATCCTGGCTGTTCCGGTCGGGGTAGCAGGCGGTATGGCCATTGGAATCGTGGTGGACCAGGTACTGCGCCGAGTGCTCGCACGCCGGGCTGCCAAGGGAAGGTCGATGCCGTCGCTCGAGTTCGCTGTTGCACTTGCTGAGCAGCAGCGCACCGTCACCATTACGGAGGTACCTATGGCTCCGGAGCCGCTACCTAACGATGAGCAAGACCCGAAGGACCCGGCATAG
- a CDS encoding ROK family protein, translating into MTLSVDCGGGSIKSAVCAPDGALVTRPVVSPTNYPFHPEDLVRLIRNLIAHAGVPIDRLTVGVPGMIRAGKVIYTPHYTRVAGPHTEPSQSLLAAWDHFDLAQALQDATGLPTRVINDSELHGAALVTGHGLEVALTFGTGLGSSHFLGGVLQAHLEISHAPFQSGTTYDAYIGEHVRRELGDDAWSTRILEVVSSLHPVLWWDALFIGGGNAHNLTAAALDALTAMGTDITVVANHVALTGGAKVWSLAEPS; encoded by the coding sequence ATGACGCTATCAGTTGACTGTGGTGGTGGTTCGATCAAATCTGCCGTATGTGCGCCAGACGGTGCCCTCGTTACCCGGCCCGTGGTGTCCCCAACTAACTATCCATTTCATCCGGAAGATCTGGTTAGACTGATCCGCAACCTCATTGCGCACGCTGGCGTTCCAATTGACCGGCTCACGGTTGGGGTACCCGGAATGATCAGGGCCGGCAAGGTCATTTACACTCCCCACTACACCAGGGTGGCCGGGCCGCACACCGAGCCCAGTCAGAGTCTGCTAGCAGCGTGGGACCATTTTGACTTAGCTCAGGCACTCCAGGATGCAACGGGGCTTCCTACCCGGGTCATCAATGACTCCGAATTACATGGGGCCGCGCTCGTAACCGGGCACGGACTCGAGGTCGCACTGACCTTTGGCACGGGCCTAGGAAGCAGCCACTTCTTGGGCGGGGTCCTCCAAGCCCATTTGGAGATCTCACACGCTCCGTTTCAATCCGGAACTACTTACGATGCCTACATAGGTGAACACGTGCGGCGCGAGCTTGGCGACGACGCCTGGTCCACCCGCATCCTTGAGGTAGTTTCTTCATTGCATCCCGTGTTGTGGTGGGATGCGCTCTTTATAGGCGGCGGGAACGCTCACAACCTCACCGCAGCTGCCCTCGATGCATTGACCGCCATGGGCACCGACATAACGGTTGTGGCAAATCACGTAGCACTGACCGGTGGCGCAAAAGTGTGGAGCCTGGCCGAACCCAGTTAG
- a CDS encoding rhodanese-related sulfurtransferase: MAVHKIILFYAFAPVADPAALRLWQIEVAERWDLTGRVIVSPHGINATLGGTVENLKRYVKTTKEYSGFKKMDVKWSDGTGTDFPRLSVKNRAELVAFGAPDEVKVDQYGVIGGGKHLKPAEVNKLVAELGDDVVFFDGRNGFEAEIGKFRNAVVPDVTTTHDFIAEVESGKYDHLKDKHIVSYCTGGIRCEILSVLMKNRGFKDVYQIEGGIVRYGEEFGSKGLWDGSLYVFDKRMTLDFDQDTVSLGRCTHCDTITNNFENCGDPGCKTLALACPDCVPVAAAQTCQVCQELANKKVTHVK; encoded by the coding sequence ATGGCCGTTCACAAGATTATTTTGTTCTATGCATTTGCTCCCGTTGCCGACCCAGCTGCATTGCGGTTGTGGCAAATAGAGGTGGCGGAGCGGTGGGACCTGACCGGCCGCGTAATTGTTTCTCCCCACGGCATCAACGCCACCCTTGGTGGCACTGTCGAGAACCTGAAGCGTTACGTTAAGACCACCAAAGAGTATTCGGGCTTCAAAAAGATGGACGTTAAGTGGTCCGATGGAACCGGAACTGACTTCCCACGTCTGAGCGTAAAGAACCGGGCTGAGTTGGTGGCTTTTGGTGCCCCGGACGAGGTCAAGGTTGATCAGTACGGTGTGATCGGTGGGGGTAAGCACCTGAAGCCTGCGGAGGTAAACAAGCTGGTTGCCGAGCTCGGTGACGACGTGGTCTTCTTTGACGGGCGCAATGGCTTTGAGGCGGAGATCGGCAAGTTCCGAAATGCGGTGGTTCCCGATGTTACAACGACCCATGACTTCATTGCCGAGGTGGAGTCAGGAAAGTACGATCACCTCAAGGACAAGCACATTGTCTCTTACTGCACCGGAGGTATTCGGTGCGAGATCCTGTCTGTTTTGATGAAGAACCGAGGGTTCAAGGACGTCTACCAAATCGAAGGTGGAATTGTTCGGTACGGCGAGGAATTTGGTTCCAAGGGGCTATGGGACGGCTCGTTGTACGTCTTTGATAAGCGTATGACCTTGGACTTTGACCAAGACACTGTTTCATTAGGCCGGTGTACACACTGTGACACCATCACAAACAACTTTGAAAACTGTGGTGATCCAGGGTGCAAAACGCTCGCGCTGGCTTGCCCCGACTGCGTGCCGGTAGCGGCAGCTCAGACCTGCCAAGTCTGTCAAGAGCTCGCCAATAAAAAGGTGACGCACGTTAAGTAA
- the truA gene encoding tRNA pseudouridine(38-40) synthase TruA: MLRIRLELGYRGTAYYGWARQPDVVSVQETLEEALFRVTRFEGLHTVVAGRTDTGVHARRQVAHFDVPEALWLKTPGRSDRTPEATVLYKVNKILPTDIVLYDVRRAPEGFDARFSALDRTYKYRIADSIAVRDPLRTDSVLWHNFALDLNRMNEAALPLLGLHDFAAFCKARPGATTIRELKQLTWTRPQTGADAGLAVATIVSDAFCHNMVRALVGAVLVVGDGQKDVDWPTWMLNSRSRRHSSAVLPACGLTLQEVQYPADDQLAARAAAVRAMRMDEI; this comes from the coding sequence GTGTTACGGATTCGGTTAGAACTTGGTTACCGTGGGACCGCCTATTACGGTTGGGCCCGGCAGCCGGACGTGGTGTCCGTGCAGGAGACCCTTGAGGAGGCCCTGTTCCGGGTGACTCGCTTCGAAGGTTTGCATACGGTGGTAGCTGGCCGCACTGATACGGGAGTACATGCTCGGCGCCAGGTGGCCCATTTTGATGTCCCCGAGGCGCTGTGGTTAAAGACGCCGGGACGGTCCGATCGGACCCCCGAGGCAACGGTGTTGTATAAGGTCAACAAGATCTTGCCCACAGACATTGTGCTGTATGACGTGCGCCGTGCGCCCGAGGGCTTTGATGCCCGGTTCAGTGCCTTAGATCGCACCTATAAGTACCGAATCGCCGATTCGATTGCGGTGCGTGACCCCTTGCGCACAGATTCGGTGCTGTGGCATAACTTTGCTCTTGACTTGAACCGGATGAATGAGGCGGCGTTGCCGCTTCTGGGCTTGCATGACTTTGCGGCGTTCTGCAAGGCTCGGCCCGGGGCAACCACTATTCGTGAGCTGAAGCAACTAACGTGGACGCGGCCGCAAACGGGGGCCGATGCCGGACTTGCGGTGGCCACGATTGTCTCGGACGCGTTTTGCCACAATATGGTGCGCGCTTTGGTAGGGGCGGTCCTTGTGGTGGGCGACGGTCAAAAGGACGTGGATTGGCCTACGTGGATGCTCAATTCGCGCTCCCGCAGGCACTCAAGTGCCGTACTGCCGGCTTGTGGTTTGACCCTGCAGGAGGTGCAGTATCCTGCGGATGACCAGCTGGCGGCGCGGGCGGCGGCGGTACGCGCAATGAGAATGGATGAAATCTAG
- the glmS gene encoding glutamine--fructose-6-phosphate transaminase (isomerizing), with translation MCGIVGYVGSSAPTSRPQDSVLTGLSRLEYRGYDSAGLALASPDLDLLAVAKKTGKLKNLQAALDAVPLGPATAAIGHTRWATHGSPIDANAHPHTALGGKLALVHNGIIENFVQLRGELEAEGITFVSETDSEVAAHLLGRAYTQTGDLTLAMRQVAGMLKGSFTLVAVHADFPDRVVAARHDSPLVVGVGEGENFLGSDVAAFIDYTRNALELGQDQVVTMTKDLVTVTDFAGSPVEPRSFTVDWDVSAAQKGGFSSFMTKEIADQPQAVADTLTGRLTAAGDMKLDDLRISEDVLRQIDKIVVIACGTAAYAGHVAKYAIEHWCRIPVEVELAHEFRYRDPILTPRTLVVAISQSGETMDTLMAVRHAREQGARVIAIVNTHGSAIARESDAVLYTHAGPEVAVASTKAFVSQITATYVLGLYLAQLRGNMFRDEVAGIFEQLRQMPGKIAQVLNNQEAILDVARQMADATSVLFLGRHVGYPIALEGALKLKELAYIHAEGFAAGELKHGPIALIDQGQPVVIVVPSPRGRSVLHAKVISNIQEIRARGAHTIVIAEEGDRAVVEFADQVFFVPQCPTLMSPLLTVLPLQIFAAELARVKGLDVDQPRNLAKSVTVE, from the coding sequence ATGTGTGGCATTGTCGGTTACGTGGGCTCATCGGCCCCAACTTCCCGTCCCCAGGACTCCGTACTGACCGGTCTATCCCGGTTGGAGTACCGCGGCTACGATTCAGCGGGGCTAGCTCTGGCCAGCCCTGATCTGGACTTACTGGCCGTTGCTAAGAAGACGGGCAAGCTCAAAAACCTGCAAGCCGCTCTCGATGCCGTACCACTTGGTCCCGCCACGGCGGCTATTGGCCACACCCGCTGGGCCACGCACGGTTCCCCGATCGACGCTAATGCTCACCCGCACACCGCACTGGGCGGAAAGTTGGCGCTCGTGCACAACGGTATTATCGAGAATTTTGTGCAGTTGCGTGGCGAGTTAGAAGCCGAGGGCATCACCTTCGTTTCTGAGACTGACTCCGAGGTCGCCGCTCACCTGCTGGGGCGGGCGTACACCCAAACGGGTGACCTGACCCTGGCAATGCGACAGGTTGCGGGGATGCTTAAGGGCTCCTTTACCCTTGTTGCCGTGCACGCAGACTTTCCCGACCGGGTCGTTGCCGCACGCCATGACTCGCCCCTTGTGGTGGGTGTGGGTGAGGGCGAGAACTTCCTTGGTTCGGATGTTGCCGCTTTTATTGATTACACCCGCAACGCCCTTGAGCTGGGCCAAGACCAGGTAGTCACCATGACCAAGGACCTGGTTACCGTGACCGACTTTGCTGGCTCCCCGGTTGAGCCACGGAGCTTCACGGTTGACTGGGATGTGTCAGCAGCCCAAAAGGGTGGGTTTAGCTCCTTCATGACCAAGGAGATCGCCGACCAGCCCCAAGCCGTTGCAGACACCTTAACCGGCCGGCTCACAGCCGCTGGGGATATGAAACTGGATGACCTGCGCATTTCCGAGGATGTGTTGCGCCAGATCGACAAGATTGTTGTGATCGCCTGCGGCACGGCGGCTTATGCCGGGCATGTGGCTAAGTACGCGATCGAACACTGGTGCCGGATCCCAGTTGAGGTTGAGCTGGCCCATGAGTTCCGGTACCGGGACCCAATCTTGACGCCGCGCACCCTCGTGGTTGCCATCAGCCAAAGCGGCGAGACCATGGATACGCTCATGGCCGTGCGTCACGCTCGTGAGCAAGGCGCTCGGGTCATTGCGATCGTTAACACGCACGGCAGTGCGATCGCCAGGGAGTCGGACGCGGTCTTGTACACCCATGCGGGCCCCGAGGTTGCCGTAGCGTCTACAAAGGCGTTTGTTTCGCAGATTACCGCCACGTACGTGTTGGGTCTGTACCTGGCGCAGCTGCGCGGCAACATGTTCCGCGATGAGGTAGCCGGTATCTTCGAGCAATTGCGTCAGATGCCGGGCAAGATCGCCCAGGTGCTGAACAATCAGGAAGCCATTTTGGATGTGGCCCGGCAGATGGCGGATGCAACCTCGGTCTTGTTCTTGGGCCGGCACGTGGGTTACCCGATTGCACTCGAGGGGGCACTCAAACTCAAGGAACTGGCCTATATCCATGCGGAAGGTTTTGCCGCTGGGGAGCTCAAGCACGGTCCAATCGCTTTGATTGATCAGGGGCAACCCGTTGTGATTGTGGTGCCTTCTCCACGCGGACGGTCGGTTCTGCACGCCAAGGTGATCTCGAACATTCAAGAGATCCGTGCCCGCGGGGCGCACACGATCGTGATCGCGGAGGAAGGGGACCGGGCAGTTGTCGAGTTTGCTGACCAGGTCTTCTTTGTCCCGCAGTGCCCAACCCTGATGTCCCCGCTGTTGACGGTTTTGCCCCTGCAAATCTTTGCCGCAGAGTTAGCGCGTGTGAAGGGATTGGACGTTGACCAGCCGCGTAACCTAGCAAAGTCGGTCACCGTAGAGTAG